In Labrys monachus, the genomic stretch GTCAGGTGCTCGTCGGCGATCTCGCGCAACGCCACCACCGGATTCTTATCGCGATCACGATCGACGGTCAGCTGGGCTCCGCCCGCGATCATGCGCGCGCGGTGGCTGGCGAGGAGAACCAGCTCGAAACGGTTCTCGACTTTGTCGATGCAATCTTCCACCGTGACGCGGGCCATGCGACGCCTTTCCGTACCGTGTTTTTGGGGTCAAGCGTGTCACGTACACCAGCTGTTCTTTTTGCGCAACCCCGGCGACTCGCGCCGCAGCGGCGAAGGCGATGCAGCGCATGCCCTGCACGGCGGCGTCGCGTGCCCGGTCGCGGATGCCCGCCTGCCGGCGAGCGGCAGTGGCCGCCACCGGCGGCAAAGCTGTCCTCGGGAAGATATTCTCCGAAGGCACACAATAACGAGGCATATCGTCTCGATATTGTAATATAACGACTTCGCCGCCAGTTGGCTCAGTGTTACAAAATGTTTAGTTAAGCGGGAATGTTCAAAAACTTGACATTTTATTTCGCGAGGGGCAAAAGCGGATTGCGACGCTCCTAACCTTGGCGTTGTTGACTCTGCGCCGAAATTGCCCAGATAAGAAAATTCTCGTCGTGGCCTCAGAACTTATTGCAGGAATTCACTCAAGGCCCGCATCTTCGACATTTCCGAGCAAACCGTAGCACCAGAACGAACATCCATCGGCAGAAAATGAGCAACACACAGGAACGCATCGCCCTTTTTATCGACGGCGCCAATCTCTATGCCACGGCGAAGAGCTTGGGCTTTGACATCGACTATCGCAAGATGCTCAAGGAGTACCAGAGCCGGGGTTATCTCGTCCGCGCCTTCTATTACACGGCTCTCGTCGAAGACCAGGAGTATTCGTCGATACGTCCGCTGATCGACTGGCTGGACTATAACGGCTATGCCGTCGTCACCAAGCCAACCAAGGAGTTCGTGGATTCGACTGGCCGCCGCAAGGTCAAGGGCAATATGGACATCGAGCTCGCCATCGATGCCATGGAACTGGCCGATCACATCTCGCATATGATTCTGTTTTCAGGCGACGGGGATTTCCGTTCGCTCGTCGAGGCGATGCAGCGCAAGGGCGTGCGGGTTTCGGTCGTCTCGACCGTCTCGACCCAGCCTCCGATGGTGGCGGATGAACTGCGCCGGCAGGCCGACGAGTTCGTCGACCTCGTCACCCTTCAGTCCAAGATCGGTCGCGACCCGGCGGAACGCGCGGTGCGCGCGCAGAGCGGCTCCGCCTATCCTGCCGGCCCTGCGGCATCGCGGCAGGCGGCGCAGCAAGCCCCGCAGCAGGGTTTTGCCGGACAGACTCCGGGATTCATGGCGAGCGGCGCCGCCCAGAACGACGAGGATTGAGCGAGCGATCCTCGTCCACGCCGTGGCCGAAGCTTCCGGCCGGCCTTTGCGGAACCGTCGTCGTTTCCGGCGCGGCCGCGAGCCGGCGATGCCACGACGCTCCCGCCTTCGCGACAGTCGCGTCGGTTGCCTCGGCCCCCGCAGGGCGGCCATGATGCCGCCGGGCGTCCCGCCCGTGCAGGCGCCGTTCCGGAAATCATTCCTTCATGTCGGTCTCCCCTCTTTCTCCCTCCGAACCCGGCCGCGACTGTCCGCTTTGCGAACGCCTGGTCGCGTTTCGCCTGCATTGGCGAGCCAAGCATCCGGCCTGGCACAATGCGCCGGTGCCGAGTTTCGGGCCGCTCACGGCGCGATTATTGATTGCCGGCCTGGCGCCCGGGCTGCAGGGCGCCAATCGCACCGGGCGGCCCTTCACGGGGGATTGGGCGGGCGATCTGCTCTATGAGACGCTCGGCGATTTCGGCTTTGCCGTCGGCCATTACGACGAACGGCCCGACGACGGCCTTGCGCTCGTCGATTGCAGGATCACCAACGCCGTGCGCTGCGTCCCGCCGGAAAACAAGCCGACCGGCGGCGAAATCGCCACCTGCCGTCCGTTCCTGGCCGGAGCGATCGCCGAAATGCCGGCTCTGGAGATCATTCTCGCTTTGGGCAAGATCGGCCATGACAGCGTCGTGACCGCGTTGGGACAGCGCCCGTCGCAATGGCGCTTCGCCCACCATGCCCGCCACCGGATCGGGGGGCTGACGCTGATCGACAGCTATCATTGCTCGCGATACAACACCAATACGGGCCGGCTGACGGCGCCGATGTTCCGGGCCGTCTTCCAGACCATCAAGGACATGCTGCAGGAGTCTCCCGCGGGCTGAAGCCTCGCGAAAGCGGCTTCGCGGTCGGCCGCTATCGCTTTCCGGCGGCAACCAGGCCGGCCATGGCGCCGTCGCCCTGCGCCGCCAGGCCGTCGACCACGCCGGCCCGATCGGCATCGGGCCGGTTCTGGCTGACCTTCCATTTGCCCTCGAGGCGGGTGATCTCGATCTCGAGCCCGACAATACCCTTGATCTGCGACTGGATGAACGCTTCGGGCGCATCGTCCACGTGCCAGGGCGCGGTGCGGGCGCCTTCATGGGCCTTGGTCAAAGCGGCGATCTGAACCCTCAGCCAGGCGGGATCCTCGATCAGCGTCAGCCGGCCATGCACATGGACGGTGACGTAGTTCCAGGTCGGCACGACCTTGCCGGTCTGCCGCTTGGTTTCATACCAACTCGGCGTGATATAGGCGTCCGCACCCTGGAAGATCGCCAGGACCTCGAAGGAGGGGTCGTGGCGGGCGACCAGATCGTTGCCCCGCGCGATATGGGCCTGGAGCACGCCGTGGCTGCCGCGCCCGGGATCGAGAAGCATCGGCACATGGTTGGCGTCGAGGCTGTCGCCGGCCTTGGTCACCAGCGTCGCCAGGGGGTGCGCCCGCATGAGCGCATGCAGCACGTCGCGGTTCTCCTCGCGGAAATGCGGGGGCTGATACATGGCGCCTCTCCTCGGACTCTACCCCTTGTCGCGCAGCAGGCGGCCCTTCTCGCGCTGCCAGTCGCGCTTCTTCTCGGTCTCGCGCTTGTCGCCAAGCGTCTTGCCGCGCGCCAGGGCGATCTCCACTTTCGCGCGGCCCTGCTCGTTGAAATAGAGCTTCGTCGGGACGATGGTCAGGCCGTCGCGCTGCACCGCACCGATCAGCTTGGCGATCTGGCGCTTGTGCAGCAACAATTTCCGCGGACGCTTGCGCTCGTGATTGAAGCGGTTGGCCTGGAGATATTCGGGAATATCGGCATTGAACAACAGGAGTTCGTTGCCGGACGGCCCGGCATAGGATTCGCCGATCGTCGCCTTGCCGAGGCGCAAGGACTTCACCTCCGTGCCGGCCAAGGCGATGCCGGCCTCGAAGGTGTCGAGGAGCTCGTAATGGAACCGCGCCTTGCGGTTGTCGGCGATCAGCTTTTGGCTGACGCCCTTCTTGTCGGACACGGCGGACCGCCTTTCACCCGTTGGTCAGGCCCGCATGAAGCATGGCCTGCTTGATCTGCTCGCGCACCGGCTCCGTCACCGGAAGCAGCGGCAGGCGTACCTCCTCCTTGACGCGGCCGAGCATGGCCAGGCCGCATTTCGCCCCGGCAAGGCCGGGCTCGAGGAAGGTGGCAGCATGAAGTGGGGTGAGACGGTCCTGAATTGCAAGGGCCGCCGCGTAATCTCCGCGCAGGGTCGCCTCCTGCAGAGCGGCGCACAGACGCGGCGCGATGTTGGAGACGACGGAAATGCAGCCCTGCCCGCCCGCAGCGTTGAAGGCCAGCGCCGTCATGTCCTCGCCCGAAAGCTGGATGAAATCCGGTCCCAGATGCTGGCGCTGGAGCGAGACCCGCGCGAGGTTGCCGGTCGCGTCCTTCACGCCGGCGATGTTCTCCAGCTCATACAGGCGCTTCATGGTCTCGACCGACATGTCGACCACGGACCGGGGCGGAATATTGTAGATGAAGATGGGAATGCCGACGGCGTCGTTGACGGCCTTGAAGTGCCGATAGAGGCCCTCCTGCGTCGGCCTGTTGTAATAGGGCGTCACCACCAGCACGGCATCGGCACCGGCCTTCTCGGCATGGCGTGCGAGATCGATCGCCTCGACGGTGTTGTTGGAGCCGGCGCCGGCGATCACCGGCACGCGGCCCTTCGCCTCGGCGACGCAGATCTCCACGGCGCGCTTGTGCTCGTCGTGGCTGAGGGTCGGGCTCTCGCCGGTCGTGCCGACCGGGACCAGGCCGTGGCTGCCTTCCCCGATCTGCCAGTCGACCAGGTCCCGAAGGGCTTTCTCGTCCAGAGCGCCGTCACGAAACGGCGTCACCAAGGCGGTGAACGAACCTCTGAACCGGGCCTTCGTCATGATTTGCACTCCGCGCGGCAGGCGAAAGGAAAGAATTGCCGGCGGCCAGACATATACGAGCAGCCCTGCGGCGAAAAGAGCGCTGAGGCCAATTCGAGACCGTTCGCAGACGAATTCGTCACGGGCCGCGGCGTCCGCAGCCGCGGCCGCCCTTCGCAGGAAAAAGCCGCGTCCAAAACCATGCGACGTTCCGTCACCTCGCGTAACGAACGCATGAAATCGCCGTCCATCGGCCCTGAAAACAGCGTCTTCCGGACCGCGCCCGGCCCCGTTCGGGCATTACATCGCTGTAATTCACGGTTCATCAACGAGGAGACGCGACAATAGCCGACCTGATTGTCTCCGGTTGGCGTTGCGGTAATGCTTTTGCGATTTGTGACGGGAACTTCGTTGTTCGTGGTCGTGTTGACCGGCGCCGTCGCAGCCCCTCTGACGTTCCCGGCCTCGAAGCCTCCCGAGCCGGTCTCGCCGGCGGTTTCCTTCCGGCTCGACACCGACGTCACCGGATCGCTCGGGATGGTCACCCCGCCTCTCGGCTCGCAAATGCTGCTGCTGCGACAGACCATCTCCGCTTACGAGAGCGGCGATCTTTCCGGCGGCGACGCTCTGGCCCGGAGCCTCGCGGATCCGGCCAGCCGCGCGGCGGCCGAGTGGATCTCCATCCGCACGGCATCGCGCCAGGTCGGTTTTCAGCGCATCGCCGGCTTCCTCACGGCCTATCCGAGCTGGCCGGCGGCACCGGCGTTGCGCCTGCGTGCCGAGGAAGCGCTCTACAACGAGAAGCTCGATCCGGGCACCGTCCGCGCCTTCTTTGCCGATACGAGCCCCCAGACCGACGAGGGCAAGGTGGCGCTCGCCGGCGCTCTCCTGCGGGCCGGCGACCAGCGGCGGCCCGTCGCGCTCATTCGCGACGCCTATCGCAACGACACGCTCTCCGGCCAGATCGAGGCGGACCTCCTGCGCAATTACGGCACCATGCTCACCCGCGCGGACCACAAGTTTCGGGCGGACCGGCTGATCTATGACGGCGATTTCGCCGGAGGCCTGCGCGCGGCGGCACGCGCCGGTGCCGATGTCGCGGCCATCGCCAGGACGCGGATCGCGGTGGCGCGGCAGGCCCGCAACGCCGGCGCGCTGATCGCGGCCAATGCGTCGAGCGACCCCTCCTATCTCTTCGCCCGCATCAGCTATCTGCGCCGGCAGGAGAAGGACAAGGAAGCCGCCGCCCTCCTGCTGCGGGCGCCGCGCGACCCGGCGCTGCTGGTGCGCCCCGACGAATGGTGGACCGAGCGCCGCCTGGTGTCGCGCGACCTCCTCGACCAGGGGGACGCCCGCACGGCCTATGCGGTGGCGGCCGGCTACACGGCCGAAAGCGCCAAGGTCAGGATGGAGGCGGAGTTCTATTGCGGCTGGATCGCCTTGCGCTTTCTCGGCGACGCGCGCACGGCAGCGCGTCACTTCGCCAATCTGAGCGCACGCGCGGAGCATCCGATCTCGATCTCGCGCGGCGCCTACTGGCAGGGCCGCTCCGCAGAGATGCTGGGCGACCGCGGCGGCGCGGAGCGCTTCTACCAGCTCGCCGCCCATTATCCCACCACCTATTACGGGCAGATCGCCCGCGCCCGCCTCGGCATGCGCTCTCTCGATCTGCAGGTGCCGCCCGAGGCCTCGGCCTCCGTGCGACAGAGCTTCGACAGTCTGCTGGCCGTGCGCGCCATCGCCCAGCTTTATGCCCTCGGCAAGCGCGACTATGCCCGCAACCTGGTGAACGAGCTGGGCAAGCGTCTGCAGGACAGCGCGCTGCTCAAGCTTCTGGGCGACCTCGCCATGGCCAACCGCGACACCAAGGCGGCCCTCTGGGTCGGCAAGTCGGCCACCCAGCGCGGGCTGCCCCTGGAGGCGATCTCGTTCCCGATCGCCGCCATCCCCGGCTTCAAGGAGGCCGGCAACGTCGAACGCGCCGTCGTCTACAGCATCGCCCGGCAGGAGAGCGAATTCGGCCACGACGTCGTCAGCCATGCCGGTGCGCGCGGCTTGATGCAGGTGATGCCCTCCACCGCGAAGGCGACCGCCCGTGCGGCCGGCATGGCCTTCGATCCAGAGCGCCTGACCTCGGACCCCGCCTATAATGCGCGGATCGGCGCAGCCCATCTCGGGGAGCTGATCGGCCGCTTCAGGGGCTCCTACATCATGACCTTCGCCGCCTACAATGCCGGCGCCTCCCGGGTCGCGGACTGGGTGAAGATCTATGGCGACCCGCGCGATCCCGCCATCGATCCGATCGACTGGGTCGAGCGCATTCCCTATACCGAGACGCGCAACTATGTGCAGCGCGTGATGGAGAACGTGCAGGTCTATCGCGCGCGGTTGAGCGGACGGACGGCCCTGCTGATCGATTCCGACCTTCGCCGGGGCACGGGGAAATAGGCGATGGCCGGCGACGGAGGGCGCTGACCCCCGAAACGGACATTTTCGCCGCCGGCGCCGAAACCGCTATGTCACTCTGCAGATGAACTCTTCATACTTGCCGTTCCTGCCGGAGGGCAGGCGTTCGCGCGATTGCACGAGTTCAATGTTGAATTCGGTGCCCAGCGCCTCGCGCGCCAGCCGGCATACGCCCTCGGCGTCGGCAGCGCTGATCTCCTCGTCGGTGGCGATCTTCAATTCGATCCTGTCGACGCTGTGCTGGATGAACTGGAACTGGCGAACCGGCGCGACCTCCTGGAACTTGATGAGGCCGATCGGCGGCCAATGCCTGGTGCCGTCGGGCTTCACCAACAGGTTTCTTTCGCGGCCGAGAATGCGGCGCAGGGTCGGCAGGCCGCGCCCGCAGCTGCAGGTCCCGCCCACCTCCGCATGGTCTCCATTGACGTAGCGGATCATCGGCGAGGCGAAGTTGTGGAGATCCGTCACCACCACGCGCCCGATCTGCCCTTCCTTGCAAGGCTCTCCCTTGTCGTCGATCACCTCGACGATAAGGGCTTCGGCCATGATGTGGTACAGGCCGCTCTCCGGACATTGGATGGCGATCGTGCCGACCTCCTCGGAAGAGTAGACATCCTCGATCCGCAGGCCGGTTATTTTCATGGTCCGGACACGAAGATCCTCCGAGACGGTCTCGGCGATCGTCTTGATATGCTTCAGGGGCGGGATCTTGAATCGTCCAGTCTCCCACAGCGTCAGGAGAGCGCTCAGATTGTTGGGATAGAGCAGGAGAATTTCGGGCTTGAACTTTTCGATCAACCTCGCCTGGCGCTCGATGTCGGTCTCGATCGGAATATCCTGCGAAGGACCGCTTTCGAACAGATCGGAGGTCGGAGCAGCCCATTCGTCGAATTCGCCGATGGCTTCCACATGGGATCTGATCGACATCATGCGCGAAAGAAAATTGCGCCGATACCAAAAATTGTCCCGAAATCCGAAGGCCATGAAGAAGAGCTGATTCAGGCCGGTCTTGCGGATCTCAACCGGCTCTCCCGTCGATCCGGAAGATTGCACCATCGCCGCGGGCATGTGGCTCCTCGGCACCTGCTTTGCGAAGAAGGACGGGCCCGCGCTCTGCAGCTCATGCCGGGTCAGCGGCGCGATGGCACGCAAGCGGGCTATCGAATCGCTCTTCTCCGCTCTCCGGCCAGCCGCCTTGAAACGTTCGGCAAAAAGGGGGGAATGCCTGACATGATGCCTGATCAGCACCGCCAGCTGCTGGGCTTGACGCTGCTCGATCACCGCCTGCGGCAACCATTGGGTCGTTTCGAGCTCGGCGAGCAGAGCTGCGAGGACGGCATGTTCACCAACCAGGACCGGAGGCCATTTGACGCCCTCCATCTGCGATCTACGACGGGGGGCATCTGCGGAAATAAGATTTCGTTCCATAAGTTCTCTTTTGAAGATCAGTGGCAGCGCAGCGGTGGAAAAATACACACATTTAAAGAAAGCATAAACCCATCCCAACCACAATGCCGTAGAATACATTCAAACAAGCACAGGATGAAATGAAGGATTCCGGCTCGGCAATCGGGGAATGATCTCAGCGGCGGGCTATTCGCAATGATCCCCACTCGCGAGAAGAACGGTTAGACATCAGCCAAGATTTTTTGGCCCAGCGCCCGCGGCCTTCATGGATCTCTGCCGGACCGGAAGCCGCCATTGCGGCAGATCCGGTCGCATTCCAGGCCCTAGAAGGAACGCCTGACCCGCAAGGCCCCTGTCCATCCCTTGCTTTCGATGGGGCTTGCCGGCGTGTAATCCGATTTTGCAGCATAATGGCTGTAAAAGACCTCCGCGCCGAAGGTCAGGCCGCGCGTGAAGGTGTAGACGGCGTTGCCGCCGGCGATCCATGCCTTGATGTCCGGCGTCGGCGGATCGAGATAGTTGTCGGCATTGGCGCCCTTATAGTCGAGATAGCTGCCGAGCAGGTTGAAGGTCAGGCGCGGGGTGAGGTTGACGCCGAACTCCCCGGTCGCGGTCCAGCCATGCCCGAGATCCGTCATGCCGCTATAGCCGTCGAACGCGGCGTCGACCTGCTGCCAACCCAGATAGGTCGAGGCTCCCTTGGCATAGGTCCCCTCGGCGGCGACATGCGCGCCGGAGAGAATTGGCAGGTCGAGGCCGAGCGCCCCGCCGGCGGCAAAGCCATAATCCGATCCCTTGATCAGGGGGCCGGCGGTCTCCGGGCCGGGGTAGCGGATCTGGTGCATGGCGCCGAACAGGGCGGCCTCGCCCCAATCCCGGTCGATGCGCAGATTGCCGACGACGTCCGGCGCCACCGTGCCGCCCGACGGCACGCTCTCGAAGAATCCGAGTTCGTTGAACAGCGAACTGCGCGTATGCGCGGCATCCTCGACCGAGAGCGTGGCGGACAGGGCGCCGCCGACTTCCTGCGTGTAGGCAAGGAGATTGGTCGTCCCAGCATAGCCGAAATAGGGCTGCCGGATATCGCTGGCGTAATCGAGATCGTAAATGCCGAAGAAGCTGTGGGCGTAGCCCGCCGTCACGCCGTCGAACTGGACATAGGCCTTGTCGACGATGAAAGACGACTTGCCTCCCGGCAGGACATAGGCATCGAGAAGGATATAGGAACGCAGCAAGCCGTAATCGGTGGCCGTACGCGCATCGAAGCCGATCTGGCCCCGCGTCTCGAAGGTGGTGGTGTCCAGGGCCCGGTTGCCGGGCTGCGTCACGATGTAATCCGCCCTCACCTCGCCGCTTACTTTCAGGCAGGTGTCGGTGCCCGGCAGCGCCCAGAAGCCGACGCCCATGACCACGCAGGCCTGGAGCTTGTCCTGCTGGGGCGCCTTTGCCACAGGCAAATCCTGCGCCATGGCGACCGAACCGGTCGCCATGCCTGCCAGTACGGAAAGGGCATAGATCTTCTTCACCACTTTCACCGGACAATATCGAAGAACCGAGCGGACGCGGGCGGGCACAGATGGTCTATTTGATTCGATAACACAACTTGCGCGTGCCTCACAGCATCGATGGACCTCGATGCTGCAAAACTATTATCCTGTGACGCAAACGGCACAAAGGCGGTGATGCACCCCAATCGGCTACGGCCGCGCGACACTGCAAGTCTCGGCGCACCGCTTCCGTAGAAGACATCGGCTGGGTCCATCGAGCTTATCGGCAGCGTTGCGTCCAAAAAAAAGCCCGGCTTGCGCCGGGCCTCTCGTCGAAAGAACGAAGCGTCAGAAGCTGCGTTCGATGCGAATGCCGCCGACGACCGCGTCGGTCTTGCTCTTCTCCAGAGCGGTACCGTCCGTGCCTTCGCCGAGCACGATCGTGCTGCCCGAGTCACCATCGGACCGGGTGTTGACGTAATACACTTCGGCGCCGATCTTCAGGCCCTTCACGATCTGGTAGTTCAGCTGCGCGCCAGCGACATAGGACGTGAAGTCTGCCGCTGTGCCGGTCGGCGCGTCGAAGTTCGCATAGCTGCCGAAGACCATGGCCGTCAGCTGCGGCGTGATGTCGAAGCCGGCTTCACCCGTCACCGACCAGCTCGAAGCCTGCTTCTCGCGGCCATCCGGGGTCTCGTAGGAGTCATACACCTCAGGCGCACCGGCAGGCGAGAACTGCGCTTCGTTGGTACCGGTGAAGGCATTGGCGCCATGAGCGTAATTGCCCTCGACCGCCAAATAGGCACCCGGAACCAGCGGCAGGTCCAGCGACAGGCCGGCGCCGATCGCATAGCCCCACTTGTTCTGGCTGCCGGTGTCACCCGCCACGTCGGAGATGGTGCTGCTCTCATGGAGGGCAGCCATCAACTGAGCCCGCCCCCAGGACGCGTCATAGAGGATGTTGCCGATGAAATTCGGCATCTTCGCGCCGGCCAGCGTGCGCGTGTCCGATCCGAGACGGGCTTCCGCCGGATCTTCGACCGACAGCGTGGCGCTGAAGCCGCCGCCGAACTGGGCGGTGTAGGCGATCAACTGCTTGGTACCGATACCACCTGACCCGAAGTAAGGCGCGAAGAACGTATCGCCGTAATAATTGTCGTAGAAGGCATAGAAGGATTCGGCATAACCGGCCGTCAGGCCGCCGAACTGGATATAGGCCTTGTCGACATAAATGTTCGAGCCATGGACGCTGCCGACCTGCCAGGACTGGCCGCCGGAATTACCCGTGGCGGCGTCGATCAGCAAATAGGAACGCAGCAGGCCGTAATCGGTATCGGTGCGAACATCGAAACCGATCTGCGCGCGCCCCTGGAAGGAGGTCTGCGACAGGGACCGCTTCGATCCGGTGCTTTGAACCGTACCGTTGGTATCGACCGTCACCGGGCGACTGGGAACACTGTTGAACGTGTAGTCGGCGCGAATGTTGCCGCTGATCTTCAGGCAGCTGTCGGTGCCGGGAATATAGAAGAAGCCCGGCCCATACTGGGTGCAGACCTTCACATATTCAACCGCTTCGGCTTTCGTCACGGGAAGATCGGCGGCCTGCGCGACACCGACCACGGCGATGCCGGCAGCGGCGCCGAGGAGAAATGACTTCATCTTCATAGATGACCTCCAAGACAATTACATCAGACCGAATGCGCGAGCGACCTTCGATCATCGAGAGATCCTGGCCCAACCCCAAGTCGTTCCCCGGACCCGACCCATCACCTGAATCGATGTGGAGACAATGCTGCAGGGGTCCGCCTTATACAACAGCTATTCTGCGGCAGGCCCGGCCATCCAGTGTTTTGGTAAAAACGTGTAGCAGAAATGACACAGACATATTTATGGGGCTTTTGCGGCAGAAATCGCCTCAAATGCCGGATATTCGTCACAATCGCTGACAGGCGTCACCTCCCGCTCGCGCGGGGCGGTCGTCCGCCTGCACCAAGGCCAGGCCCGATCGGAACCCAACCAATCCGCGTGCAGCATTTGACCGCACGGGGATGTAGCAATCGGTAATCCGCCCGGCGCGATTCGGCGGCAGGGGTCAGGCTCATCAAGAGCGTTGCGGACCAGACGCAAAAAGGCCCGGCAAAAGCCGGGCCTTCCTGTTGATCGATCGAAACCGATCAGAACGTGCGGATGATGCGAACACCACCGACGATAGAGTCGGTCTTGGCCTTCTGCAGAGTAACACCCTCACCGGCAACGATATTATTGCCTTCGGAGTCAGACTTCGTGTTGGCGTAGTACACTTCGGCACCGATCGTCAGGTTCTTGACGATCGCGTAGCTCAGCTGGGCACCGACCTGATAAGCCGTGAAGTCGTTGTAGACAGACGGCGCATCGTAATGGCCGTAGCTGCCGAAGAGCATCGCCTTCAACTGCGGGGTGATGTTGAAGCCGGCTTCGCCGGTCACCGCCCAGCTCTTCGCGGTCTTCAGGCCGCCGTTGACCCAATAGGCATCATAGGCGTTCGGGGCGCCGGCCGGCGAATACTGGTTGTCCGCCACGCCGGTGAAGGCGTTAGCACCGTCAGCATAGTCGCCTTCCAGGGCGATATAGCCGCCGGCAAGAGCCGGGATGTTGATCGACACACCAGCGCCGACAGCAAAGCCCCACTTGCTGTGGCTCGACGTGTCAGAGCTGGACGCGATGTTGATAAGGTCGGTCTGATGGAGCGCACCCATGATCTGGGCTTTGCCCCACGCGCCGTCATACAGCACGTTGGCGATGAAGTTCGGCGTCTTGGCGCCGGTGTTCGTCGCCGTGCTGGAATTGCCGATACCACCGCGATAGGCTGCCGGATCTTCGATCGACAGCGTGGCGCTGAAGCCGCCGCCGAACTGAGCGGTGTAAGCGAGCAGCTGCTTGGTGCCGGTGCCACCCGAGCCGAAGTAAGGCGCGAAGAAAGTATCGCCGTAGTAATTGTCGTAGAAGGCGTAGAAGGTTTCAGCGTAACCGGCCGTCAGGCCGCCGAACTGGATATAGGCCTTGTCGACGTAGACCTTGGAGCCGGAGACATTGCCGACCTGCCAGGACTGGCCGTTCGAGGTACCCGTTGCGGCATCAAGCAGCAAATAGGAGCGCAGCAGGCCGTAATCGGTGTCGGTACGGACGTCGAAGCTGATCTGGGCGCGACCCTGGAAGGAGGTCTGGCCAAGCGAACGCTTGGACGTGGTGCCTTCAGAGGCGTACGGGCGGCTCGAGAGGCTGTTGAAGGTGTAGTCGGCACGATAGTTGCCGGCGATCTTCAGGCAGGAGTCGGTGCCGGGGATGTAGAAGAAGCCAGGCCCGAACTCCGAGCAGACCTTCACATACTCAACAGGCTCAGCCTTCGTCATGGGCAGATCGGCAGCCTGAGCAGCGCCGATCGTGGCGATGCCTGCAGCGGCGCCGAGGAGAAGTGACTTCATCGTCATTAGATGACCTCCAAGACAGTTATTATCTGATCAAAAGCGCCGCTCGGTGCTTCGACCGTTTCGCGAGACCCCGGCCCCAACCAGTGGTTGCTTCCCGGATACGACCCATCGGATGAATCGATGATTGGACATTGCTGCACGCGCCCTGCTTGTACAATAGCGATTGTGCCCTACAACCGGAGCACGCAGCATTTTGGCCATGATGTGTAGCAAAAAAGACACAGAGGCACTTGCGAGGCTTTTTGGCGTGGAACAGGGCAAAATCGGGGATTTTAGTCCTGAATTGTGCCGATTGGCGGCAGATAGATGAAGGCCGGCGGCGAGGCTGGGGCTGCCGCGACGGGAGATCGGCAGCGCAATCATGGCCAGATCTTGCCCTTCGGATGTCAGTAGAGGCATCGGCCGCAAGGCCGTCGTGCCGTATCTGGCACGCCGCCGCCGGGAGGACATGGGCTCGCCGGCGGCCGAATGAGAATCCCTCGCGCGACTCGCCG encodes the following:
- a CDS encoding LabA-like NYN domain-containing protein — translated: MSNTQERIALFIDGANLYATAKSLGFDIDYRKMLKEYQSRGYLVRAFYYTALVEDQEYSSIRPLIDWLDYNGYAVVTKPTKEFVDSTGRRKVKGNMDIELAIDAMELADHISHMILFSGDGDFRSLVEAMQRKGVRVSVVSTVSTQPPMVADELRRQADEFVDLVTLQSKIGRDPAERAVRAQSGSAYPAGPAASRQAAQQAPQQGFAGQTPGFMASGAAQNDED
- a CDS encoding uracil-DNA glycosylase, coding for MSVSPLSPSEPGRDCPLCERLVAFRLHWRAKHPAWHNAPVPSFGPLTARLLIAGLAPGLQGANRTGRPFTGDWAGDLLYETLGDFGFAVGHYDERPDDGLALVDCRITNAVRCVPPENKPTGGEIATCRPFLAGAIAEMPALEIILALGKIGHDSVVTALGQRPSQWRFAHHARHRIGGLTLIDSYHCSRYNTNTGRLTAPMFRAVFQTIKDMLQESPAG
- a CDS encoding FMN-binding negative transcriptional regulator translates to MYQPPHFREENRDVLHALMRAHPLATLVTKAGDSLDANHVPMLLDPGRGSHGVLQAHIARGNDLVARHDPSFEVLAIFQGADAYITPSWYETKRQTGKVVPTWNYVTVHVHGRLTLIEDPAWLRVQIAALTKAHEGARTAPWHVDDAPEAFIQSQIKGIVGLEIEITRLEGKWKVSQNRPDADRAGVVDGLAAQGDGAMAGLVAAGKR
- the smpB gene encoding SsrA-binding protein SmpB; translated protein: MSDKKGVSQKLIADNRKARFHYELLDTFEAGIALAGTEVKSLRLGKATIGESYAGPSGNELLLFNADIPEYLQANRFNHERKRPRKLLLHKRQIAKLIGAVQRDGLTIVPTKLYFNEQGRAKVEIALARGKTLGDKRETEKKRDWQREKGRLLRDKG
- the dapA gene encoding 4-hydroxy-tetrahydrodipicolinate synthase produces the protein MTKARFRGSFTALVTPFRDGALDEKALRDLVDWQIGEGSHGLVPVGTTGESPTLSHDEHKRAVEICVAEAKGRVPVIAGAGSNNTVEAIDLARHAEKAGADAVLVVTPYYNRPTQEGLYRHFKAVNDAVGIPIFIYNIPPRSVVDMSVETMKRLYELENIAGVKDATGNLARVSLQRQHLGPDFIQLSGEDMTALAFNAAGGQGCISVVSNIAPRLCAALQEATLRGDYAAALAIQDRLTPLHAATFLEPGLAGAKCGLAMLGRVKEEVRLPLLPVTEPVREQIKQAMLHAGLTNG
- a CDS encoding lytic transglycosylase domain-containing protein is translated as MVVLTGAVAAPLTFPASKPPEPVSPAVSFRLDTDVTGSLGMVTPPLGSQMLLLRQTISAYESGDLSGGDALARSLADPASRAAAEWISIRTASRQVGFQRIAGFLTAYPSWPAAPALRLRAEEALYNEKLDPGTVRAFFADTSPQTDEGKVALAGALLRAGDQRRPVALIRDAYRNDTLSGQIEADLLRNYGTMLTRADHKFRADRLIYDGDFAGGLRAAARAGADVAAIARTRIAVARQARNAGALIAANASSDPSYLFARISYLRRQEKDKEAAALLLRAPRDPALLVRPDEWWTERRLVSRDLLDQGDARTAYAVAAGYTAESAKVRMEAEFYCGWIALRFLGDARTAARHFANLSARAEHPISISRGAYWQGRSAEMLGDRGGAERFYQLAAHYPTTYYGQIARARLGMRSLDLQVPPEASASVRQSFDSLLAVRAIAQLYALGKRDYARNLVNELGKRLQDSALLKLLGDLAMANRDTKAALWVGKSATQRGLPLEAISFPIAAIPGFKEAGNVERAVVYSIARQESEFGHDVVSHAGARGLMQVMPSTAKATARAAGMAFDPERLTSDPAYNARIGAAHLGELIGRFRGSYIMTFAAYNAGASRVADWVKIYGDPRDPAIDPIDWVERIPYTETRNYVQRVMENVQVYRARLSGRTALLIDSDLRRGTGK